TTTTGAGTTCATTCCATTGCTTTTCTGTGAAGTGAACTGAGATGATGACATATCCTTCTGCCATCCCGCGTTTAACACTGTATTCAACCTGCTCAAAGATGTCGTCAGAGAGCTTAACGTTGTAAATATTGAGGTCAAAATCGGAGTCACCGATCTTTTCCTGAATGCCCTCCAATACCTCCATGAAGAAGTAATTGGACATTACAGGTACAATCAGGGAGATGAGCTTGCTTTTTTTCCGGGCCAGTCCCTGCGCCATGGCCTGCGGATGATATCCCATTTTCTTTGCAAGCTGAAGAATCTTTGTTCTCGATTTTTCCGACACATTGTTGCTGTTGTTAAATACCCTTGAAACGGTAGCTATACTTACCCCTGCCTCTTTGGCAATATCATAGATGGTTACGGACACAATTCAGACCTCTCAAATTTGTGACGGGAGAAATGCAGGTTCATCGATTATTAAGAGAAAAACACCGGAGATCTTATGATCTCCGGTGTTTTATTAAGCTGCTTTGGAAGGCATTGGTTTACTTTGAGCAAACAGCTTCCACAAGCTTTTTATCTAATGTTCAGCTGATTATTTAACCAGCATCATGGTACGCTGTGTTGTGAAGCTGCCGGACTGCAGACGGTACAAATAGACACCGGATGACAGGCGGCTTGCATCAAACTGTACGGTGTGTACACCAGCGCTAAAGGTTCCGTTCGCAAGCGTAGCTACGCGCTGACCCAAAACATTGAACACGTCAAGACGGATATCAGCTGATTCCGGCAGGGTGAAGTTGATGTTGGTTGTTGGGTTGAACGGGTTCGGGTAGTTCTGGCTGAGCGTGATGGCACGCGGCAGCTCGCTTCCGGGCTGAACACTTGTAGGTGTTGTCGGGAAGTAAACTGTACCGGAATACAGGTGATTGTTGGACTCCGGCTGTGTTTCGCGGGTGAGCGCAAACGTTTGTCCCCAGTCGAGCTGCGGGAAGTCTGAAAAGAGAACCGGAGCATCTGCTTCGCCCAGACCGTAATCCGGTGGCGCCGGGAAGTCGAGGTCTTCTGCTTTCCAGGTAATCTCATCAAAGGTAAAGCCACCAGCCGGCCAAAGGGTTACTTCGCCGATTACGGCTTCAGGCTCAATGTAACGGTAGTAGCGACGTCCGGCGTCAAATCCGCCGCCATTGATAACGTACGGGCCATCTTCCGGGCCGTAAGCAATACGGAAACCAAAGTGATTTTCCGTTGGAAGTGCGATTTCGAGCTCGAGCTCATACATCATCGTGTCACCGACACGGTTAAAGCGGAGACGATCACGCTGATCGGGATCATCGAGTCCAGGCTGTCCGTCACCTACAGAAAGATCTTGTGTGAGTCCGAAAATAGGTGTTTCAACCACAAGGAAGACTTCATCATTAGCCGGGTCAAACGGATCTTCGTGCTCAAGGGCAGGAGCCATGTCGAGCGGGAAGGTTACGGTGTACGTGTCAGAACCGGTTCCTTCCACTGTAATCAGGGCCTGCTCAGGCAAGCTGTTGAAGAAGCCGATGTCACCACCGAAATCACCGGTAGCCACCTGGAAAGGCGTGCTGCCGAATTCGTAGAGGCGGTCACCGCCGCCGAATGCGCCTGGCTCTTCCCATCCGTTACCTGAAATCAGGTTAGGAATGAAGTTCGGGCTGTCTTCGTCGAAACGGCTTTCATCCCAGATAATGAAGTATTTGTAGGGAATCTGCTGACCTACTTCGCGGGTAAGAACAAAAGAACTTCTCCAAATGTCTTCGCCTTCATCGTAGGTCATGGATGTTGCTGAATCCCAGTTGTTGAATGCACCGGGAACCGCTACGCGATCGCCAATTCCGCGGTTGAAGTAACCGAGCTGCTCAAGGAGGCTTACGTTGGCACGGAATTCAACTTCCGCTTCAATCACTTCGCCGCTTGGCGGTACTTCATTGTTGAAATTGGTCCAGCGGATAGTAGAGTCGGCAGCCGGAACAAAGAATGTTTTATCCGCGCCGTCTTCCCACTGCACACCATCGGGCGTGTCGATAACGTACTTGTAAAGTACCTGACCGGTTTCCTGATTGTAGTTGCCGCGTACACCAACTATGTGATCCGGATTTTCGGGATCATACTGTGATGTAGCAACCCGCGCCCCAACGTTCACCCGGAAGTGAACAGCGGTGAACCCTTCATCAGAAGGCTCGAAAGGAGCCGTACGACCTGCGTCTGTTCCGGCGAAGAACTCAATCGGAAGCACAATATCGCTGTCCGCGTCTTCAGGAACTTCAAACATGTAGTTTCCGCCGCCAACAGGATCAAATTCCCATCCGTCATTGAATCCAATGCCGTTTTCAGTGTCGTTTCCTGCCCAGAATTTATAGGCAAGCTGATCGCCCGGGGCCATCAGCACGTTAAATTCCCAGTAATCACCGGCGATGTTCTGCCCCTGAACAGAGCTTGAACCCCAGTTGATATTCTGGCCAAAGTAGTCTTCGTTGCTAAATTCAGAACCATTTACAGCACCACGAATTTGAAGCACCCCGTCTGCGCTGAGTGTATCAGCAACGGTTGAGGTGTTCACCCGGAAGGTGACCGTAATCGGGTCGTCTTCAGCTACTGCCTGCATGCTTACGCCAAAAACAAACAGCGCCAGCATCATCAGCATTTTGGTAAAGGTTTTCATATGTACCTCTTTTGTTGGTTTAGATTTACGGTTTCCCGCTTGTATTTCAGATTTATTCTGAAAAGAGTAAGGTGACTGTGCAAGCCATTACGGATTTCACAGCTACCTAAAATGGTTGAAGCTTAAAATTTGACTTTAAGTGAGAATCGGTTGGTTACCCCGAGTATTTTGTGGCTTTGCAGCGCGTAACCAATGTTCAGGCCCAGCCCGCCGCTCAGCTCGTAGTTCACCCAGCCGCCGGCTGCGAATTCAAACATCCGGTCGTCGAGCAACAGGTCCGGAAGACCCGCCTGCACAGCAAACAGCTCGTCAAAAAACGCCGCCTCTATACCCAGATTAACGCTCTGCGTGTTGTTGCTCGGGCTCACGCCGTCGGCCATCAGCGTTACGCGTACCGTCTCGGTTTTAACCCCGTCCCACGCCAGGCCCACCTGCAGCAACAGCGGCAGATCGAAGTCTTTAGTCTCCAGACGCGCAGGCACGTTCGGGTTGTTGCCCGCTGAGCCACGGTCAATATCCACCGGCACGTTCAGGTCTTTGCCCGTGATGTTGAGCTTCTGACCGAAGTTGGCAAAGCGTACCCCAAAGCGGATGCCGTCGAAGGGCGTCACGTAGGTCGTTCCCAGATCGAAGGCAAAACCCCCGCTGCTGGAATTCCAAATCTGCTCGTGCACATACTTGACCGTTGCGCCGATGGCGAAGTCACGCATGAGGAACTGTGAGTAGGTCAGTCCGGCCGCGTAGGAGTAGGCGCCAAAGAAACGGCCCGTGCCGTCCTGCTCCTGCATGGTGGTTTCTTCCATGTCGTCCATGGTCAGCGCGCTCACGCTCAGCCCTACCGTACCTGCGCCGGGTATCGGCAGTGCGATACCCACAAAGTTGTGACGAAGGTCGGCAAACCATTCCGAATGCTCAATGTGCACCTGACGCTCGCGGACCATCGCCAGCGCTCCGGGGTTCCAGTACATGGCCGTCGCGTCGTTGACCGAAGCCGTGATCGCGTTGCCCACGCCCGTTGCCCGCGTGCCGACCGGAATGTTCAGAAACTCGGCCGCAGAGGTCCCCGATTTCGAGATCTCCTGACCCTGCACCTGCTGCGGGGCTGACAGCCAGCCCGCGCTAATCATCACCGTGAATACCAGCACAGCCGGTAACAGGCGCTTCATGCTCAATTTCGTGTTCATTTGATTTCTCATTGGTTTAGCCCCCTATTTGATTACCGCGAATTTGCCAACCTTCTCTCCTATACCGGGCGCATCCACATGGTAGATGTACACCCCATAGGAAAGCTCGCGGTTTTCACTGGTGATCATATCCCAGACGTAACGGCTTTCCGTAGCCGGGTTATCGACACGCAGGGTTTGGAGGAGCCGGCCTGATACGCTGAAGATGCGGATCGTAGCCTGCTGCGGCAGGTTGGTGAAGTGCAGCTGACGGCCGCCCGTGCGGGGTTCAGCTACATGCGTTACCAGATACGGATTCGGAACCACACGAATGAGGGAGAGCGGATCTTCCACTTCGCTCAGGTCGACATCAGGGAAGTTGGAGCCGTCAATGGTGAAGGTGAATTCATCGGCCGATGTAAGCGGCTTCACGGTAAAGAAGCGAAGCTCATCGCCTTCAGACGGATCAACTGTGAGGCCAAACGGGCTTGTTGCGGTACGGGCAAGCATGGATACCCGCCAGGTATCCCGAAGCTCACCGTCGTCGCGGACATCTTCCAGAATGTAGAGGATGTCGCTTCTTGACTGATTGTTGTTGTCAAAGGCAGCCCTGAAGCGGCGGAAATCCTCGGTCGCCTGCCAGGTCTGTCCCTGATTACTGCTTCGGAGTCGGGTTGAGTTGGCGCCAACGGCTACGAGTGAAGACGTACCGCCTGCTATGCTCCCGATACCAAACAGCTCTACACCGGTACCGCTGTCAAGCGCTTCCCAGGTCTGACCGCCATCGGCGGTAAAGATGATGGCACCGCCGCGTCCCACAGACCAGCCGGTTGCGTTATCCGCAAAGGTGATGTCATTGAGCTGCTGATTGGTTGGGGTATCAAGTTCTGTCCAGGTTTCGCCGGCGTCTTCCGTTTTAAAGATACGGCCGCCTGTTCCTGCAACGTAGCCAGTTTGTTCATCGGTGAAATCCATCCCAAAAAACTCCAGGATTGGTCCAACCGGAAGAGGTTCCCAGTTAGTACCGCCATCCGTTGTTTTTAGGACACGGGAGTTGCCTGCGCCAAATATCAGGCCCGAAACATAGCCGGTCTGCGCGTCGGTGAAGACTACGTTGTTAAAGCGGTTCAGTACGCCCGAATCCTGTGTAACCCATGAATCTCCGCCGTTTGTGGTTGCAATAATAACACCACCGTCGCCTACCGCCCAGCCGTTTTGCTCGTCCACGAAGTAAATGTCGCGAAGAATGGAGGTAATCCCCGTTTCCATGGGCGTCCATGTTTGACCGCCATCGGTCGTGCGGGTTACGGTTCCTTCGCGACCGGCTGCCCAGCCGTTTTGCGCGTCCACGAAATGCGCTGCTTTCAGACGCACACTTACACCGCTTTCCACGTTTGTCCAGATTTCGCCACCGTCTTCGGAGCGCTGTATCAGACCTGCGGCACCGAAAATCAGAATGTTAT
This genomic stretch from Cyclonatronum proteinivorum harbors:
- a CDS encoding T9SS type A sorting domain-containing protein, which gives rise to MKTFTKMLMMLALFVFGVSMQAVAEDDPITVTFRVNTSTVADTLSADGVLQIRGAVNGSEFSNEDYFGQNINWGSSSVQGQNIAGDYWEFNVLMAPGDQLAYKFWAGNDTENGIGFNDGWEFDPVGGGNYMFEVPEDADSDIVLPIEFFAGTDAGRTAPFEPSDEGFTAVHFRVNVGARVATSQYDPENPDHIVGVRGNYNQETGQVLYKYVIDTPDGVQWEDGADKTFFVPAADSTIRWTNFNNEVPPSGEVIEAEVEFRANVSLLEQLGYFNRGIGDRVAVPGAFNNWDSATSMTYDEGEDIWRSSFVLTREVGQQIPYKYFIIWDESRFDEDSPNFIPNLISGNGWEEPGAFGGGDRLYEFGSTPFQVATGDFGGDIGFFNSLPEQALITVEGTGSDTYTVTFPLDMAPALEHEDPFDPANDEVFLVVETPIFGLTQDLSVGDGQPGLDDPDQRDRLRFNRVGDTMMYELELEIALPTENHFGFRIAYGPEDGPYVINGGGFDAGRRYYRYIEPEAVIGEVTLWPAGGFTFDEITWKAEDLDFPAPPDYGLGEADAPVLFSDFPQLDWGQTFALTRETQPESNNHLYSGTVYFPTTPTSVQPGSELPRAITLSQNYPNPFNPTTNINFTLPESADIRLDVFNVLGQRVATLANGTFSAGVHTVQFDASRLSSGVYLYRLQSGSFTTQRTMMLVK
- a CDS encoding PorV/PorQ family protein yields the protein MNTKLSMKRLLPAVLVFTVMISAGWLSAPQQVQGQEISKSGTSAAEFLNIPVGTRATGVGNAITASVNDATAMYWNPGALAMVRERQVHIEHSEWFADLRHNFVGIALPIPGAGTVGLSVSALTMDDMEETTMQEQDGTGRFFGAYSYAAGLTYSQFLMRDFAIGATVKYVHEQIWNSSSGGFAFDLGTTYVTPFDGIRFGVRFANFGQKLNITGKDLNVPVDIDRGSAGNNPNVPARLETKDFDLPLLLQVGLAWDGVKTETVRVTLMADGVSPSNNTQSVNLGIEAAFFDELFAVQAGLPDLLLDDRMFEFAAGGWVNYELSGGLGLNIGYALQSHKILGVTNRFSLKVKF
- a CDS encoding WD40/YVTN/BNR-like repeat-containing protein, with product MKFFVTMLMSFAVTALIGAGFSAQSQLQAQQQSSGIFIFPQDDDNGPQPIRPPKPQLSAVVGDGSVLLYWDDAAEFHYDPFFDGYVVYQRPVATGVFEDVFANPNNFQGYMVFRSTDPEFTDALRITDNQGNRQRLAFEDVFDLQNDITGYHPASVGGQRIWMGSDTGIRRIWEDSGLTNGRTYYYAVVSFTHGDALPEFELPIEFDEDDVPIIPLPNSIYTIPPLDSGLDIEILPDGTVITGVNVVAVTPQRGAAGFVAPQDPMVQQISGSGSGTIDVQVIDPDALRGGHNYSIAFTDTLIERPGNVVDLVTKSVSLTNTTTGEVLFDRLENFQGVELPVKEGLLFFIDDIPNRVAVDEERTEWITEQESNIHNFVIGVSGRNPTPSDYRFEFFDEPVRESLPFTIGNTNIPAERTNVIITNTVTGQEVDYAFFTNPQLPRDLRDVVYLSSDNILIFGAAGLIQRSEDGGEIWTNVESGVSVRLKAAHFVDAQNGWAAGREGTVTRTTDGGQTWTPMETGITSILRDIYFVDEQNGWAVGDGGVIIATTNGGDSWVTQDSGVLNRFNNVVFTDAQTGYVSGLIFGAGNSRVLKTTDGGTNWEPLPVGPILEFFGMDFTDEQTGYVAGTGGRIFKTEDAGETWTELDTPTNQQLNDITFADNATGWSVGRGGAIIFTADGGQTWEALDSGTGVELFGIGSIAGGTSSLVAVGANSTRLRSSNQGQTWQATEDFRRFRAAFDNNNQSRSDILYILEDVRDDGELRDTWRVSMLARTATSPFGLTVDPSEGDELRFFTVKPLTSADEFTFTIDGSNFPDVDLSEVEDPLSLIRVVPNPYLVTHVAEPRTGGRQLHFTNLPQQATIRIFSVSGRLLQTLRVDNPATESRYVWDMITSENRELSYGVYIYHVDAPGIGEKVGKFAVIK